Proteins encoded within one genomic window of Aspergillus nidulans FGSC A4 chromosome VII:
- a CDS encoding putative GABA permease (transcript_id=CADANIAT00008979) encodes MVNLEKTAMAAQANDEPAAERADTQLLGTSTALFDRPGLRNSVQYHGPVAVYCLNFIVFYTCWSGGDGLGWLAASVFIFIVGLAMADLASAMPTAGGLYFWTHYFSGEKWKRPLSFVVGYSNTIGLIGGVCSIDYGFATMLLAIISIARDGNWSASRPIVYGTYVGCVVVHGLIATFFARIMPKIQSACIVTNVGLVVATVLALPIGKAVNGGTINSGSYVFGQLENYTTWPSGWAFVLAWLSPIWTIGAFDSCVHMSEEATNAARAVPLGFLSLAVIAAVINTDLEAVMGTAFGQPMAQIYYDCLGKAGALGFMAVVAAVQFFMGLSLVVAASRQSWAFSRDGALPFSSFFRHVSKRIRYQPVRMVWGVVAAAITIGLLCLINAAASNALFSLAVAGNDLAWLMPILCRLVWGEDRFHPGVFYTGRLSKPIAVTAVVYLSFAILLCMFPTLGPNPNPDDMNYTVVINGALWGGALLYYMLYARKTYKGPQTTVHGSSSPSSAASTNLERKELESEEKRGTGGGDSRDGLKWAKQVPNGNGTMSAVRMRLLQS; translated from the exons ATGGTCAACCTCGAGAAGACCGCGATGGCCGCTCAAGCGAACGATGAGCCCGCTGCCGAGCGAGCTGATACCCAGTTGCTAG GAACTTCGACGGCATTATTCGACCGTCCAGGTCTTCGCAATAGCGTTCAGTATCATGGGCCTGTTGCCGTCTATTGCCTCAACTTTATCGTTTTCTATACCTGCTGGTCCGGTGGGGATGGTTTGG GATGGCTTGCTGCTAGCGTGTTTATCTTCATTGTTGGACTTGCTATG GCTGATCTAGCATCCGCGATGCCAACCGCAGGTGGCCTCTACTTCTGGACGCATTATTTCAGCGGCGAAAAATGGAAGAGACCTCTGAGCTTTGTTGTCGGATATAGCAATACCATCGGGCTTATCGGGGGTGTCTGTTCTATTGACT ACGGATTCGCTACTATGCTGCTCGCTATCATATCAATCGCGCGGGATGGCAACTGGTCTGCCTCCCGACCAATCGTCTACGGGACATACGTGGGTTGTGTGGTGGTTCACGGCCTCATTGCTACATTCTTCGCGAGGATCATGCCAAAGATTCAGTCCGCATGCATTGTGACTAATGTTGGCCTCGTCGTTGCCACCGTTCTCGCACTGCCCATTGGTAAAGCAGTAAATGGCGGAACGATCAACTCAGGTTCATATGTCTTTGGGCAGTTGGAAAACTATACAACTTGGCCAAGCGGATGGGCGTttgtgcttgcctggctctCACCTATCTGGACAATTGGGGCTTTTGACTCCTGTGTTCATATGAGTGAGGAGGCCACGAATGCTGCACGTGCGGTTCCATTAG GGTTTCTTTCCCTAGCCGTAATTGCGGCAGTTATAAATACAGACCTAGAGGCTGTGATGGGCACTGCATTTGGCCAGCCGATGGCTCAA ATCTACTACGACTGCTTGGGGAAAGCTGGTGCCCTCGGCTTTATGGCCGTAGTAGCAGCGGTCCAGTTCTTCATGGGGCTGAGCTTG GTTGTTGCCGCCTCCCGCCAAAGCTGGGCCTTCTCTCGTGACGGCGccctccctttctcctccttcttccgccatgTCAGCAAACGCATTCGTTACCAGCCTGTCCGCATGGTATGGGGCGTCGTCGCGGCAGCCATAACCATCGGCCTTCTCTGCCTCATCAATGCGGCCGCCAGCaatgccctcttctctctcgcaGTCGCCGGCAATGATCTGGCTTGGCTGATGCCCATATTGTGCCGGCTAGTTTGGGGCGAGGACAGGTTCCACCCGGGTGTGTTCTATACTGGGAGACTCAGCAAGCCAATTGCGGTCACGGCGGTGGTTTACTTGTCTTTTGCAATTCTTCTTTGCATGTTTCCGACACTGGGCCCGAACCCTAATC CGGACGATATGAACTATACCGTCGTCATTAATGGGGCTCTTTGGGGCGGCGCGCTGCTGTATTACATGCTGTATGCGCGCAAGACGTATAAGGGTCCCCAAACGACAGTGCACGGCTCATCGTCGCCATCCTCTGCAGCTTCCACGAACCTCGAGCGCAAGGAGTTAGAATCGGAGGAGAAA CGAGGTACTGGTGGTGGCGATAGTCGCGACGGTCTAAAGTGGGCTAAGCAAGTACCAAACGGCAATGGCACCATGTCAGCGGTCCGCATGCGATTACTTCAGAGCTGA
- a CDS encoding bifunctional K:H/Na:H antiporter NHX1 (transcript_id=CADANIAT00008980) produces MAGQVMADAVHSLLRRAADYDIDPDDGDAPEAGTKEFFSSWALFIMITLLMLALFTSYILQQRKIEAVHETVLSIFGGMFVGLIIRLTDSPITNFVAFDYQFFFNLLLPPIILASGYELHQANFFRNIGTILTFAFAGTFISALVLGLVLFAWTRIPLDGFSISFVEAISVGATLSATDPVTILAIFNLYKVEPKLYTVIFGESILNDAIAIVLFETAQKYAESDAGSLSILNLFEAIGLFLLVFFGSMLVGVIVGIMTALGLKYTHVRRQPKIESCLIVLIAYASYFFSNGVLLSVSGIVSLLFCGITLKHYAYYNMSRRTQLTTKYLFQVMAQLSENFIFIYLGLDLLVQRDVQFKPLFILVAVVGICLARYLAVFPLSKAINWFIRYRARRRGVEVADELPFAYQAMLFWAGLRGAVGVALAAGLKGANGPALRATVLVVVVITVIIFGGTTARMLEILGIRTGVVEELESDDEFDIEVSNGGTYYKRSDTGLGYTPRRADNIPLDGVSRRDLDRNNSYSSGNSRRPSPPSSSRPSRGHSRMYSDAFGPKDTQTPRDRSTTATLLGNRPGSRSDSEDGSENEYGLKSSGKRRALDHDHPDAFELDIDDIHSDDDLPPAAPTRMRRSPSQPPQQSSSSQAPQDSVSPSRREAGRSAREAIRDLFSGGPSGDHVAWFRQLDEDYIKPRLLLDQSNHKGPGAV; encoded by the exons ATGGCGGGCCAAGTTATGGCTGACGCTGTTCATTCGCTTCTTC GGAGAGCTGCGGATTATGATATCGATCCCGATGATG GAGATGCGCCAGAAGCCGGCACCAAGGAGTTCTTCAGCTCCTGGGCGCTGTTCATAATGATTACCTTGCTGATGCTTGCTCTTTTCACGAGTtacatcctgcagcagcggaagaTCGAGGCAGTCCACGAAACAGTTCTGTCTATCTTTGGGG GTATGTTCGTCGGATTGATCATTCGACTGACCGACTCACCCATTACAAACTTCGTTGCCTTCGACTAccaattcttcttcaatCTACTCCTTCCGCCAATTATCCTAGCCTCAGGATACGAATTACACCAAGCGAATTTCTTCCGGAACATCGGGACAATTCTTACCTTTGCGTTTGCGGGAACCTTTATCTCggctcttgttcttgggcTAGTCTTGTTCGCCTGGACAAGAATTCCGTTAGATGGGTTCAGTATCAGCTTTGTCGAGGCCATTTCCGTGGGTGCTACGTTGTCTGCAACTGACCCGGTgaccatcctcgccatcttcaacctctacAAGGTGGAGCCGAAGCTATACACCGTCATCTTTGGCGAGTCGATATTGAATGATGCCATTGCAATCGTCCTGTTCGAGACAGCGCAGAAGTACGCCGAGAGTGACGCAGGTTCTTTATCCATCCTCAATCTATTCGAGGCTATTGGTCTGttcctgctggtcttttttGGTAGTATGCTGGTGGGCGTAATTGTAGGGATTATGACGGCCCTAGGTCTTAAATACACTCATGTCCGTCGCCAGCCCAAGATCGAGAGTTGCTTGATTGTACTCATAGCGTACGCGAGCTACTTCTTTTCCAACGGCGTCCTGCTATCAG TCTCAGGAATCGTGTCGCTCTTATTCTGCGGTATCACTTTGAAGCATTATGCTTACTACAATATGTCTCGTCGGACACAGTTGACTACCAAGTATCTCTTCCAGGTCATGGCGCAACTGTCAGAGAATTTTATCTTCATCTACCTGGGGCTCGATCTGCTTGTTCAAAGAGATGTGCAGTTTAAACCCCTCTTCATTCTGGTTGCCGTCGTCGGTATCTGTCTCGCCCGATATCTGGCGGTGTTTCCCCTGTCGAAAGCCATCAACTGGTTTATACGGTATAGGGCACGTCGACGGGGAGTGGAAGTGGCTGATGAGTTGCCGTTCGCTTACCAAGCAATGCTCTTCTGGGCCGGACTTCGTGGTGCTGTCGGTGTAGCACTCGCAGCGGGCCTGAAGGGTGCGAATGGACCGGCCTTACGTGCCACTGTCCTTGTCGTCGTGGTCATCACTGTCATCATCTTTGGAGGCACCACGGCGCGCATGCTAGAGATCCTTGGCATTCGGACAGGCgttgttgaagaactcgagTCTGATGATGAGTTTGATATCGAAGTCTCTAATGGAGGCACTTACTATAAGCGTTCCGATACCGGATTGGGATACACACCCCGTCGTGCAGACAATATTCCGCTCGACGGAGTGTCGCGGAGGGATCTCGACCGGAACAACAGTTATTCGAGTGGCAACAGCCGCCGCCCTAGTCCTCCCTCATCATCGCGCCCGAGTAGAGGACATTCTCGAATGTACTCAGATGCATTCGGCCCAAAAGACACTCAAACACCGCGCGACCGTTCAACAACCGCTACTCTGCTCGGCAACCGCCCTGGAAGTcgcagcgacagcgaggacGGTAGTGAGAATGAGTATGGCTTGAAGTCCTCTGGAAAGCGCCGAGCATTGGATCACGATCACCCCGACGCCTTTGAACTCGACATTGACGATATACATTCCGATGACGACCTGCCTCCGGCTGCCCCAACGCGAATGCGCCGATCACCGTCTCAACCTCCGCAGCAGTCATCGTCATCCCAAGCTCCACAAGACAGTGTGTCTCCGTCGCGGCGCGAAGCGGGGAGGAGTGCACGAGAGGCGATCCGAGATTTATTCTCTGGCGGACCCTCCGGGGATCACGTCGCTTGGTTCCGCCAGCTGGACGAAGATTATATCAAGCCCCGTCTCCTCCTGGACCAGTCGAACCACAAGGGCCCTGGCGCTGTCTAG
- a CDS encoding alcohol dehydrogenase alcC (transcript_id=CADANIAT00008978): MSVPEVQWAQVVEKAGTPPVYKQVPVPKPGPDEILVKMRYSGVCHTDLHAMKGDWPLPSKMPLIGGHEGAGVVVAKGELVKDEDFKIGDRAGIKWLNGSCLSCEMCMQADEPLCPHASLSGYTVDGTFQQYTIGKAALASKIPDNVPLDAAAPILCAGITVYKGLKESGARPGQTVAIVGAGGGLGSLAQQYAKAMGLRTIAIDSGDEKKAMCEQLGAEVFIDFSKSADVVADVKAATPGGLGAHAVILLAVAEKPFQQATEYVRSHGSVVAIGLPANAFLKAPVFTTVVRMINIKGSYVGNRQDGVEALDFFARGLIKAPFKKAPLQDLPQIFELMGQGKIAGRYVLEIPE; encoded by the exons ATGTCTGTCCCCGAAGTGCAATGGGCCCAAGTGGTCGAGAAGGCAGGCACTCCTCCGGTTTACAAACAGGTTCCCGTTCCAAAACCTGGACCAGACGAGATTTTGGTCAAGATGCGATATTCGGGCGTCTGCCATACAGATCTTCACGCCATGAAGGGCGACTGGCCTCTTCCTTCAAAGATGCCACTGATAGGCGGCCATGAGGGCGCTGGTGTCGTCGTTGCTAAGGGAGAATTagtcaaggacgaagattTCAAGATTGGTGACAGAGCCGGCATCAAATGGCTTAATGGCTCCTGCCTCTCCTGCGAAATGTGCATGCAAGCCGACGAACCTCTTTGCCCTCACGCCTCGCTATCCGGATACACCGTCGATGGCACATTCCAGCAATACACTATCGGAAAGGCTGCATTGGCTTCTAAGATCCCGGATAACGTGCCTCTAGACGCGGCGGCTCCTATCCTCTGCGCTGGGATTACCGTATACAAAGGACTGAAAGAGTCCGGAGCGCGTCCAGGCCAGACTGTCGCTATCGTTGGTGCGGGAGGTGGCCTGGGTTCTCTGGCACAACAGTATGCCAAAGCAATGGGGTTACGCACCATCGCTATTGATTCCGGTGACGAGAAGAAAGCCATGTGCGAGCAATTAGGAGCTGAG GTCTTTATCGATTTCAGCAAATCCGCCGACGTCGTCGCAGATGTCAAAGCTGCCACGCCGGGCGGCCTAGGCGCCCACgccgtcatcctcctcgccgtcgccgaaaAGCCCTTCCAACAAGCAACCGAGTACGTTCGCTCCCACGGCTCCGTCGTCGCAATCGGCTTGCCAGCCAATGCATTTCTCAAGGCACCCGTGTTCACAACTGTCGTCCGCATGATCAACATCAAGGGAAGTTATGTCGGAAACCGCCAGGACGGCGTTGAGGCGTTAGACTTCTTTGCCAGGGGCCTTATCAAGGCGCCATTCAAGAAGGCACCGCTGCAAGATTTGCCACAGATTTTTGAGTTGATGG GGCAAGGGAAGATTGCGGGTCGTTACGTCTTGGAGATTCCCGAGTGA
- the ino80 gene encoding chromatin-remodeling ATPase INO80 (transcript_id=CADANIAT00008977), translating to MTGAPPYHPQSPTQQSHYAGYSPSNKPRHYYPNSEHYQQQPPQTPPAFPQPNLARSPHYSHAPSPLPGALPPLNGGAPTPAHPSDPSPQYQAHSAAGTPQYPLPRPYSGSLLPASGTSPYGPSTPSHAHPSSRPDSHAHVSPKKEPESHFAVNHGAPAYSVMREPQASPPKEAKPARAADPMSFASILSGPTEEQAPPKIQSPTPGLGTIHSAVPAANATSLNPPPASFHPKVGDIEPVPPVSAPRLEKKPSADKRQRNTEKEDLKSAENPTNGVTEPPKILRPPRRIMSEKETEMVNKYMVEIDNAEKSDVEAPGFEQERERYILKGKKRALDVERAESIRRKRRRHDYLLKLGKSFEKQANAGMDRFRYANEASVISEVQAKEIQDEKERKKDMQRKRRRENTVRMEMQKKLEAELKANETQDSAEKAKFLREAERAQRKIKTTKRALEGVTEPEEIGEITPLAPNLEGGITSSFHIGRSSPSRRKTGRGGPVTRPKKSKEQKQAEKDAAEAAYAAMENDEPLPLAPREDPRKESLKKDAKGGRSKEATPVPVSTYESKGYNQIYEQIWRDIARKDIPKVYRTKVNSLSTRQENLRKTAQLASKQSRKWQERTNKSMKDTQARAKRTMREMMSFWKRNEREERDLRRLAEKQELESAKRAEAEREANRQKRKLNFLISQTELYSHFIGRKIPGAGGESGDAGVQGTEAMDLTPGAGAKVTNFEDLDFDAEDDTALRQAAMANAQSAVQKAQERARAFDDPNKSTMDTMDDSELNFQNPTSLGDIEISQPTMLTAKLKEYQLKGLNWLVNLYEQGINGILADEMGLGKTIQSISVMAYLAEVHNIWGPFLVIAPASTLHNWQQEITKFVPNIKVLPYWGNAKDRKILRKFWDRKHITYTKESEFHVLVTSYQLVVLDAQYFQKVKWQYMILDEAQAIKSSQSSRWKSLLGFHCRNRLLLTGTPIQNNMQELWALLHFIMPTLFDSHDEFSEWFSKDIESHAQSNTKLNEDQLRRLHMILKPFMLRRVKKHVQQELGDKVEKDVFCDLTYRQRALYTNLRNRVSIMDLIEKAAVGDETDSTTLMNLVMQFRKVCNHPDLFERAETKSPFSLAHFAETASFNIKQSIEDDGAFSFLRFVDTSVGEAFNYSHQGVFERALRRRGQTNRLSRLSVVYDEDESSTATLPHTLFNIVDRNDRQAVYDIAVEGHMRELMNVSRSVFEQEGLNVIEPCAGPAASAPPITLVSSGQEALIETQDALFNVPVQHALFGTPSKAMEEQIIEQQLDPTPYSLPPMLPEPISTKGRYTHIEVPSMRRFVTDSGKLAKLDELLRELKAGGHRVLLYFQMTRMIDLMEEYLTYRNYKYCRLDGSTKLEDRRDTVADFQQRPDIFVFLLSTRAGGLGINLTAADTVIFYDSDWNPTIDSQAMDRAHRLGQTRQVTVYRLITRSTIEERIRKRALQKEEVQRVVISGGAAGGVDFNTRNRDSKTKDIAMWLADDEQAELIEQKEREALERGETFGASKGGKKNAQKRKRDVTLDDMYHEGEGNFDDASAKPSGAATPVSTAENIGTPSASTPVPKRGRGRGGKGTAKRAKTTKERLRLIDGDGGLGSG from the exons ATGACCGGGGCTCCGCCATATCACCCTCAGTCTCCGACTCAGCAATCTCATTACGCTGGATATTCGCCCTCGAATAAACCGCGTCACTACTACCCTAACAGCGAACACTACCAGCAACAACCACCCCAAACACCTCCTGCCTTTCCGCAGCCGAACCTGGCGCGGAGCCCTCACTACTCACACGCACCTTCGCCCTTGCCAGGCGCTCTGCCTCCATTGAATGGCGGCGCACCCACGCCAGCACATCCATCCGATCCTTCGCCGCAATACCAGGCACACTCAGCTGCAGGGACTCCACAGTACCCCCTTCCACGGCCTTACTCCGGCTCCCTGTTACCCGCCAGTGGAACATCTCCATACGGTCCTTCTACTCCTTCACATGCTCACCCGTCCAGTCGACCAGATAGCCATGCTCATGTGTCGCCTAAAAAAGAGCCGGAGTCACACTTTGCAGTGAACCATGGAGCGCCTGCGTACTCTGTGATGCGCGAGCCACAGGCTTCGCCTCCAAAGGAAGCT AAACCTGCCCGTGCCGCGGACCCCATGTCGTTTGCTAGCATTCTTTCGGGACCCACCGAGgagcaagctcctcccaAAATACAGTCTCCTACGCCTGGACTAGGTACAATTCATTCAGCGGTTCCAGCCGCCAATGCTACAAGCCTAAACCCTCCACCGGCTTCTTTTCATCCTAAAGTCGGAGACATTGAGCCTGTTCCTCCCGTCTCGGCTCCACGATTGGAGAAGAAACCTAGCGCGGATAAACGCCAACGTAATACCGAGAAAGAAGACCTGAAAAGCGCCGAGAATCCAACCAACGGTGTGACGGAACCTCCCAAGATTCTCCGCCCACCTCGCAGGATTATGTCAGAAAAGGAGACGGAAATGGTGAACAAATACATGGTCGAGATCGATAATGCAGAGAAGAGTGATGTCGAAGCCCCAGGATTTGAACAAGAACGTGAACGCTATATTCTCAAAGGAAAGAAGCGCGCCTTAGATGTTGAACGTGCCGAGAGCATCAGGCGCAAG CGTCGCCGCCACGATTATCTTCTTAAACTCGGAAAATCGTTTGAGAAACAAGCTAACGCGGGTATGGATCGGTTCCGATACGCAAACGAAGCCTCAGTCATTTCCGAAGTTCAAGCGAAAGAAATTCAGGATGAAAAGGAACGCAAGAAGGATATGCAGCGGAAACGCCGAAGGGAGAACACAGTGCGAATGGaaatgcagaagaagctcgaagcAGAGCTTAAAGCGAATGAGACCCAGGACTCTGCCGAGAAAGCCAAATTCTTACGGGAAGCCGAACGGGCGCAAAGGAAGATTAAAACTACTAAACGGGCCTTGGAAGGCGTCACTGAACCCGAAGAGATTGGCGAAATTACCCCATTGGCTCCCAACCTGGAAGGAGGTATAACCAGTTCCTTTCACATTGGCCGAAGCTCTCCGTCGAGGCGCAAAACCGGACGCGGTGGTCCCGTTACACGGCCGAAGAAGTCAaaggagcagaagcaagccGAAaaggatgctgctgaagctgcataTGCCGCTATGGAGAACGACGAGCCCTTGCCTCTTGCTCCCAGGGAAGACCCACGAAAGGAGTCcctcaagaaggatgccaaGGGTGGTCGCTCTAAGGAAGCCACCCCAGTTCCCGTGTCCACATACGAGTCAAAGGGCTACAATCAGATTTATGAACAGATCTGGAGGGATATCGCACGAAAAGATATTCCCAAGGTCTACCGCACCAAAGTCAATTCTTTGAGCACTCGGCAAGAGAATTTGCGCAAAACAGCTCAACTAGCCAGCAAGCAGTCTCGCAAGTGGCAGGAGCGAACTAATAAGAGTATGAAAGATACACAGGCACGCGCTAAACGGACGATGCGTGAGATGATGTCCTTCTGGAAGCGGAACGAACGTGAGGAGCGTGACTTGCGCCGCCTCGCCGAGAAGCAAGAACTTGAGTCTGCGAAGAGGGCAGAGGCAGAGCGCGAAGCCAACCGCCAGAAGCGCAAACTCAATTTCTTGATCTCGCAGACTGAATTGTACTCTCATTTTATTGGTCGCAAGATCCCGGGGGCAGGCGGGGAGTCTGGGGACGCAGGGGTGCAGGGCACCGAAGCCATGGATTTGACTCCTGGCGCGGGTGCGAAAGTCACTAACTTTGAAGACCTCGATTTTGATGCAGAGGATGACACCGCTTTGCGACAGGCTGCCATGGCCAACGCCCAGAGTGCAGTTCAAAAGGCCCAAGAGCGAGCTCGTGCTTTCGATGACCCCAACAAGAGCACCATGGATACGATGGATGACAGCGAATTGAACTTCCAGAACCCTACAAGTCTAGGCGACATTGAAATCTCGCAGCCGACAATGCTCACAGCCAAACTGAAAGAATATCAGTTGAAGGGTCTGAACTGGCTTGTCAACCTGTACGAGCAGGGTATCAATGGTATTCTGGCAGATGAAATGGGTCTTGGTAAAACAATTCAATCCATCTCCGTCATGGCTTACCTCGCCGAAGTTCATAACATTTGGGGTCCATTCCTGGTTATTGCGCCGGCATCCACCCTCCACAACTGGCAGCAAGAAATTACCAAGTTCGTCCCCAATATCAAAGTTTTGCCTTACTGGGGTAACGCCAAAGACCGCAAGATTCTCCGCAAATTCTGGGACCGCAAGCACATTACCTATACCAAGGAATCCGAGTTCCATGTGCTGGTGACATCCTATCAACTTGTGGTACTTGACGCGCAATATTTTCAGAAAGTCAAGTGGCAGTATATGATTCTCGATGAAGCTCAGGCTATTAAGTCATCGCAAAGTTCGCGTTGGAAGAGTCTGCTTGGCTTCCATTGCCGTAAccgtctcctgctgacaGGTACTCCTATCCAAAACAACATGCAGGAGTTGTGGGCTCTTCTCCACTTCATCATGCCCACGCTTTTCGACTCTCACGACGAGTTTAGCGAATGGTTTTCGAAGGATATTGAATCCCACGCACAGAGTAATACGAAGCTTAACGAGGACCAGCTAAGACGTCTACATATGATTCTGAAGCCTTTCATGTTGCGCCGTGTCAAGAAACATGTCCAACAGGAACTGGGTGACAAGGTCGAAAAGGACGTCTTCTGTGATCTTACCTACCGTCAACGTGCACTCTACACTAATCTGCGAAACCGGGTTAGCATTATGGACCTtatcgagaaggctgctgtCGGTGATGAGACGGACAGTACAACACTGATGAACCTAGTCATGCAATTCCGTAAGGTTTGCAACCATCCCGACCTTTTCGAACGGGCTGAAACCAAGTCACCCTTTTCCCTCGCGCACTTTGCAGAGACCGCCTCGTTT AATATCAAGCAAAGCATTGAGGACGACGGCGCGTTTTCCTTCTTGCGGTTTGTGGACACGTCGGTCGGGGAGGCGTTCAACTACTCGCATCAAGGTGTATTTGAGCGCGCTCTCCGTCGCCGTGGACAAACAAATAGGTTATCTCGTCTCAGCGTGGTttatgatgaggatgaatcATCCACTGCAACTTTACCCCATACTCTGTTCAACATCGTCGACCGCAATGACCGACAGGCTGTATACGATATCGCAGTGGAGGGACATATGCGAGAATTAATGAATGTCTCTCGGTCAGTATTTGAGCAAGAGGGCCTTAACGTCATTGAGCCTTGTGCTGGCCCCGCAGCATCCGCGCCTCCCATCACTCTTGTGTCCTCAGGCCAAGAAGCTTTAATTGAGACGCAAGATGCCCTGTTCAATGTCCCCGTTCAGCATGCCTTGTTTGGCACTCCTTCGAAGGCCATGGAAGAGCAAATTAttgagcagcagctggaTCCTACACCTTACTCTCTTCCTCCGATGTTGCCTGAGCCAATTTCAACTAAGGGTCGCTATACCCATATTGAAGTACCCTCTATGCGACGATTCGTCACGGATTCTGGCAAGTTAGCTAAGCTGGATGAACTCCTGCGTGAACTGAAGGCTGGCGGTCACCGTGTGCTTCTTTACTTCCAAATGACGCGCATGATCGATCTCATGGAGGAGTACCTAACCTACCGCAACTACAAGTACTGCCGCCTGGATGGAAGCACAAAGCTGGAAGATCGTCGAGACACAGTGGCGGATTTCCAGCAACGTCCCGACATCTTCGTGTTCCTTTTGTCTACTCGTGCTGGTGGTCTGGGTATCAATCTAACTGCTGCGGACACTGTCATTTTCTATGACTCTGATTGGAATCCGACAATCGACTCGCAAGCCATGGACCGAGCACATCGTCTGGGTCAAACCAGACAAGTTACAGTTTACCGACTCATCACCCGCTCCACTATCGAGGAGCGCATCCGCAAGCGAGCCTTGCAAAAAGAGGAGGTACAACGGGTTGTCATCTCAGGTGGTGCAGCCGGCGGTGTTGACTTCAACACCCGCAACCGCGATAGCAAAACAAAGGACATTGCTATGTGGCTGGCCGATGACGAACAAGCAGAGCTTATCGAGcaaaaggaaagggaagcCCTTGAGCGAGGTGAAACATTCGGTGCTTCAAAAGGCGGCAAGAAAAATGcccagaaaagaaagagagatgtCACATTGGATGATATGTATCACGAAG GCGAAGGAAATTTTGATGATGCTAGTGCCAAACCGTCAGGAGCTGCGACTCCTGTATCAACAGCAGAGAATATTGGAACGCCCTCGGCTAGTACGCCTGTTCCCAAACGGGGTCGGGGCCGAGGGGGAAAGGGAACGGCCAAACGAGCAAAGACAACCAAAGAACGACTACGTCTAATagacggcgacggcggctTGGGTAGTGGGTAG